From one Salinibacterium hongtaonis genomic stretch:
- the argJ gene encoding bifunctional glutamate N-acetyltransferase/amino-acid acetyltransferase ArgJ — protein MSVTAPLGFVAAGVAAGLKSTGARDVALVQNLGPDFSGAAVFTSNRAKANPILWSQQVVGDGIVSAIVLNSGGANCYTGTFGFQTSHLTAEAVADGLGISAGDVLVCSTGLIGVGGQDFRDRVIAGVRDAIPALSADNGHEAALAIMTTDSKPKEAVVAGDGWSIGGMAKGAGMLAPGLATMLVVITTDAKLTSAQLDAALRSATRVTFDRLDSDGCMSTNDQVTLMASGASGIVPDLDDFAQKLGEICDSLAAQLQADAEGASHEISIEVVHAATEDDAVEVGRSVARNNLFKAAVFGNDPNWGRVLAAVGTTKAEFDPYAIDVSMNGVRVCRSGEPDAPSESVDLTPRQTHVLIDLKVGEATATIRTNDLTHDYVHENSAYSS, from the coding sequence GTGAGCGTCACCGCCCCCCTCGGATTCGTCGCGGCCGGAGTCGCCGCAGGCCTCAAATCAACGGGTGCCCGAGACGTGGCCCTGGTGCAGAACCTCGGACCTGACTTCTCGGGGGCCGCGGTGTTCACCAGCAATCGTGCCAAGGCGAACCCCATTCTGTGGTCGCAGCAGGTTGTGGGGGACGGGATCGTCTCCGCTATCGTGCTCAACTCCGGTGGTGCCAACTGCTACACGGGCACCTTCGGCTTTCAGACGAGCCACCTGACGGCTGAGGCTGTCGCCGACGGCCTCGGGATCTCCGCTGGGGATGTTCTCGTGTGTTCGACGGGCCTCATTGGGGTCGGTGGCCAGGACTTTCGCGACAGGGTGATCGCGGGTGTTCGTGACGCGATCCCCGCGCTCAGCGCCGACAATGGCCACGAGGCGGCCCTCGCGATCATGACAACGGACTCCAAGCCCAAAGAAGCGGTTGTCGCAGGCGACGGTTGGTCGATTGGTGGGATGGCCAAGGGTGCGGGCATGCTCGCACCGGGACTGGCCACGATGCTCGTGGTCATCACGACCGACGCCAAACTCACGTCGGCACAGTTGGATGCAGCACTACGGTCGGCAACGCGAGTCACGTTTGACCGCCTTGACTCCGACGGATGCATGTCAACCAACGACCAGGTGACTCTTATGGCGAGCGGGGCATCCGGCATCGTTCCCGATCTCGATGACTTCGCGCAGAAGCTCGGCGAGATCTGCGACAGTCTCGCGGCTCAGTTGCAGGCGGATGCTGAGGGCGCCAGCCATGAGATTTCGATCGAGGTCGTGCACGCGGCCACCGAGGATGACGCCGTCGAGGTGGGCCGATCTGTGGCCCGCAACAATCTTTTCAAGGCGGCCGTGTTTGGCAACGACCCCAACTGGGGCAGAGTGCTCGCTGCTGTGGGCACGACGAAGGCCGAATTCGACCCGTACGCGATCGACGTTTCTATGAACGGAGTGCGCGTGTGCCGCTCGGGAGAGCCGGACGCGCCCTCGGAGAGCGTGGACCTCACCCCGCGGCAGACCCACGTGCTCATTGATCTCAAGGTCGGCGAGGCAACGGCGACGATTCGCACGAACGACCTCACACATGACTACGTTCACGAGAACAGCGCGTACTCCAGCTGA
- the argB gene encoding acetylglutamate kinase codes for MAEPTDLNAVQAQTLIDSLPWLTLFRGRTIVVKFGGNAMVDENLKRAFAQDMVYLHHVGIRPIVVHGGGPQISAALAARGIASEFRGGLRVTSPEAMEVVRDVLTGEVSAELAALINEHGDLAQAVSGETQGLFTGQRRGTVVDGEAVDLGCVGEVVAVDPTVLSNLLDAGRIPVVSSIAPDGDAPGQVLNVNADSAAAAVAVAVGAVKLVVLTDVAGLYSDWPNRDSLVSHITASELAAMLPGLESGMIPKMTACLEAVAGGVDKAAIIDGRVPHSILLEIFRGSGVGTEVVPDEPAEPTGIKAG; via the coding sequence ATGGCTGAGCCAACAGATCTGAACGCCGTCCAGGCGCAGACGCTTATCGACTCCCTTCCCTGGCTCACCCTGTTTCGCGGCCGCACTATCGTCGTCAAATTCGGCGGCAATGCGATGGTGGATGAGAACCTGAAGCGGGCCTTCGCCCAGGACATGGTCTATCTGCATCATGTCGGCATCCGTCCCATCGTCGTGCACGGTGGCGGACCGCAAATTTCGGCCGCGCTGGCGGCTCGTGGCATTGCCAGCGAGTTCCGCGGGGGCCTGCGCGTGACAAGCCCCGAGGCGATGGAGGTTGTTCGCGACGTGCTCACCGGTGAGGTGAGCGCAGAGCTCGCAGCCCTCATCAATGAGCACGGAGATCTTGCGCAGGCCGTTTCTGGCGAGACCCAGGGGCTTTTTACGGGCCAGCGGCGCGGAACCGTTGTCGACGGCGAGGCCGTAGACCTCGGGTGCGTCGGCGAGGTCGTCGCGGTCGACCCCACGGTGCTGTCGAACCTTCTGGACGCTGGGCGTATCCCCGTCGTGTCGTCGATCGCGCCGGACGGTGACGCTCCGGGGCAGGTGCTCAACGTCAATGCCGATTCGGCCGCAGCTGCCGTGGCGGTTGCCGTTGGTGCCGTCAAGCTCGTCGTGCTGACCGATGTTGCGGGGCTCTATTCCGATTGGCCTAACCGCGATTCGTTGGTTTCGCACATCACCGCATCCGAGCTGGCGGCAATGTTGCCAGGCCTGGAGTCGGGAATGATCCCCAAAATGACGGCCTGTCTCGAGGCCGTCGCCGGCGGCGTCGATAAGGCCGCCATCATCGATGGTCGGGTGCCTCACTCGATCCTTCTCGAAATCTTCCGCGGCAGCGGTGTCGGCACCGAGGTTGTGCCGGACGAGCCCGCGGAACCCACCGGAATAAAGGCAGGCTAG
- a CDS encoding acetylornithine transaminase, producing MENNDWNHRFGESMMGSYAPPLTMLERGEGCYVWDVDGKRYLDFLAGIAVNSLGHGHPAIVAAVTKQVSTLVHVSNYFATPPQLELAERLKRITGAGDAGRVYFGNSGAEAMEAAFKLARLNNDGGRRTRIIALTNAFHGRTMGALSLTGKAAIRAPFEPLLAGVEHIEATVEALEKAIDDTVAAVVFEPIKGEAGVVDLPEGFITRARELTSEHGALLILDEIQTGVGRTGTWFAFEQFGIQPDAVAIAKGIAGGLPISALVTFGEASKLFQRGHHGSTFAGNPLATAAANAVLSEIESASLLDNAKARGEQIRDIVRSLNSPLVAEVRGRGLLIGIGLTSPIAAKVSAAALEAGLIINAANENSIRIAPPLVVGDDELAEFARLFAIALEAAQ from the coding sequence GTGGAGAACAACGACTGGAACCACAGGTTCGGCGAGTCCATGATGGGCTCGTATGCACCCCCTCTCACCATGCTGGAGCGCGGTGAGGGATGCTACGTGTGGGATGTCGACGGCAAGCGATACCTCGATTTCCTCGCAGGAATCGCGGTGAACTCGTTGGGCCACGGGCATCCGGCGATTGTGGCCGCGGTCACCAAGCAGGTGTCGACCCTCGTCCACGTCTCGAATTACTTTGCGACTCCGCCGCAGCTTGAGCTCGCCGAGCGGCTCAAGCGCATCACGGGAGCTGGCGATGCCGGCCGTGTGTACTTTGGCAACTCTGGTGCCGAAGCGATGGAGGCAGCGTTCAAGCTTGCCCGCCTCAACAATGACGGTGGCCGCCGCACTCGCATCATTGCGCTGACCAATGCGTTCCACGGTCGCACGATGGGGGCGCTCTCCCTCACGGGCAAAGCGGCCATTCGCGCGCCGTTCGAACCGCTTCTGGCTGGGGTCGAGCACATCGAAGCCACGGTCGAGGCTCTCGAGAAGGCGATTGACGACACTGTCGCCGCCGTGGTGTTCGAGCCCATCAAGGGTGAGGCTGGCGTCGTAGATCTGCCAGAGGGCTTCATCACCCGCGCCAGGGAACTCACCTCCGAGCACGGCGCGCTTCTCATCCTCGACGAGATTCAGACGGGCGTCGGCAGGACGGGGACCTGGTTCGCGTTCGAGCAGTTCGGCATTCAGCCGGATGCCGTGGCGATTGCCAAGGGCATTGCCGGTGGGCTTCCCATCAGCGCTCTCGTCACGTTCGGCGAAGCGTCGAAGCTGTTCCAGCGCGGGCACCACGGCAGCACTTTTGCTGGCAATCCGCTCGCGACCGCCGCCGCCAACGCCGTGCTCTCCGAGATAGAGTCCGCCAGCCTTCTTGATAACGCCAAGGCCAGGGGAGAGCAGATCCGCGACATCGTGCGTTCGCTGAACTCACCACTTGTCGCGGAGGTTCGCGGCCGGGGCTTGCTCATCGGTATAGGGCTCACCTCGCCGATTGCCGCCAAGGTCTCAGCCGCGGCGCTTGAGGCTGGACTCATCATCAACGCGGCCAACGAAAACAGCATTCGAATCGCCCCCCCGCTCGTCGTCGGCGACGACGAGCTCGCAGAATTCGCACGACTCTTCGCTATCGCTTTGGAGGCGGCACAGTGA
- the argF gene encoding ornithine carbamoyltransferase, whose translation MTRHFLRDDDLTQVEQNEILDLAVSLKADRFQRRPLEGPQTVAVIFDKSSTRTRVSFAVGIADLGGVPLIISTANSQLGGKETASDTARVMERMVAAIVWRTYAQAGLEEMAAGTTVPVINALSDDFHPCQLLADLLTIREHRGDLPGQTVTFLGDGACNMAQSYLLAGATAGMHVRIAAPEGYMPSAEVVADAEGIALTTGGSVALFTDPKAAVADADVVVTDTWVSMGKEEEKAERVALLGDYRVDSDLMALARPDALFMHCLPADRGYEVTADVIDGSQSVIWDEAENRLHAQKALMVWLLDKSTAASVEA comes from the coding sequence GTGACTCGACACTTTCTGAGAGATGACGATCTGACGCAGGTCGAGCAGAACGAGATCCTCGACCTTGCCGTGTCTCTCAAGGCAGACCGCTTTCAGCGGCGCCCGCTTGAGGGACCGCAGACCGTTGCCGTGATATTCGACAAGTCGTCAACGCGCACGCGGGTGTCGTTCGCGGTCGGCATTGCCGATCTCGGCGGCGTGCCCCTCATCATCAGCACGGCCAACAGCCAGCTGGGAGGCAAGGAGACCGCGTCCGATACGGCCAGGGTCATGGAGCGCATGGTCGCGGCGATCGTCTGGCGCACCTATGCCCAGGCAGGGCTCGAAGAGATGGCTGCGGGCACGACGGTGCCCGTGATCAACGCACTCTCGGACGACTTTCACCCCTGCCAGCTTCTTGCCGACCTGCTCACAATCCGTGAGCACCGTGGTGACCTCCCCGGGCAGACGGTCACATTTCTCGGCGACGGTGCCTGCAATATGGCGCAGTCATACCTACTTGCCGGGGCAACCGCGGGAATGCACGTGCGCATCGCCGCCCCAGAGGGTTATATGCCCAGCGCCGAGGTTGTTGCGGATGCAGAAGGCATCGCTCTCACGACCGGCGGCTCTGTCGCACTCTTCACCGACCCGAAGGCCGCTGTCGCCGATGCTGATGTCGTCGTCACCGACACCTGGGTGTCGATGGGCAAAGAAGAGGAGAAGGCTGAGCGGGTCGCTCTCCTCGGTGACTATCGCGTCGATTCCGATCTGATGGCTCTCGCCCGTCCCGATGCCCTCTTCATGCATTGCCTTCCCGCCGACCGCGGGTACGAGGTGACTGCCGACGTGATCGATGGCAGCCAGAGCGTGATCTGGGACGAGGCCGAGAACCGCCTGCACGCTCAGAAAGCGCTTATGGTGTGGTTGCTTGACAAGTCGACCGCAGCATCCGTGGAGGCATGA
- the argH gene encoding argininosuccinate lyase: MTMTDEKATTGETNTGSLWGGRFSGGPSPELARLSKSTHFDWQLAPYDIQGSRAHASALAAAGYLDESELQRMLAALDRLAADVENGTIVAAESDEDVHGALERHLIDIAGAELGGKLRAGRSRNDQIATLVRLYLLDHGRVITHDVVQLIDAIAAQAEAHMGAIMPGRTHLQHAQPVLLAHHLLAHAWPLVRDLERLRDWSVRASASPYGSGALAGSSLGLDPALVARELGLSGPSENSIDATASRDVVAEFAFIASTIGINLSRFAEEIIIWNTREFDFVTLDDGYSTGSSIMPQKKNPDIAELARGKSGRLIGNLSGLLATLKGLPLAYNRDLQEDKEPVFDSVETLEVLLPAFTGMVATLRFNTDRMAELAPQGFSLATDVAEWLVKQRVPFREAHEISGALVAFCEKNGLELHEASDADYAAIDPRLTGGVREVLTVEGAVASRDGVGGTAPARVAEQLAELTSRVKAFVPQV; this comes from the coding sequence ATGACGATGACCGACGAAAAGGCGACAACGGGCGAGACCAACACAGGGTCGCTGTGGGGCGGCCGTTTCAGTGGCGGTCCGTCTCCGGAGCTTGCGCGTCTCAGCAAGTCGACTCACTTCGACTGGCAACTGGCGCCCTACGACATTCAGGGTTCGCGGGCACATGCCAGCGCTCTCGCGGCCGCCGGCTATCTTGACGAGTCGGAGCTGCAGCGGATGCTCGCGGCGCTCGATCGTCTGGCCGCCGATGTCGAGAATGGCACGATTGTGGCCGCCGAGTCCGACGAGGATGTTCACGGCGCGCTCGAGCGGCACCTCATCGACATTGCAGGTGCAGAGCTGGGCGGCAAGCTTCGCGCCGGCCGCAGCCGCAATGACCAGATCGCCACGCTCGTGCGGTTGTATCTGCTCGATCACGGTCGGGTCATCACGCATGACGTTGTGCAGCTGATTGACGCGATCGCAGCTCAGGCCGAGGCCCACATGGGCGCGATCATGCCCGGCCGCACGCACCTTCAGCATGCTCAGCCAGTTCTTCTCGCTCATCACTTGCTGGCGCACGCGTGGCCTCTCGTGCGCGACCTGGAGCGTCTGCGCGACTGGTCGGTGCGGGCATCCGCTTCGCCCTATGGTTCCGGTGCCCTTGCCGGCAGCTCCCTCGGGCTCGACCCCGCGTTGGTCGCCCGCGAGCTTGGCCTGAGCGGCCCCTCCGAGAACTCGATTGATGCAACGGCGAGCCGCGATGTTGTCGCGGAGTTCGCCTTCATCGCGTCGACGATCGGCATCAACCTTTCGCGGTTCGCCGAGGAGATCATCATCTGGAACACGAGGGAGTTCGACTTCGTCACCCTCGACGACGGTTATTCGACGGGCTCGTCGATCATGCCGCAGAAGAAGAACCCGGACATCGCCGAGCTTGCCCGTGGCAAGTCTGGCCGCCTCATCGGCAACCTGTCTGGCCTTCTCGCCACGCTCAAGGGTCTGCCCCTCGCATATAACCGCGACCTGCAAGAAGACAAGGAACCCGTCTTCGACTCGGTCGAGACGCTTGAGGTTCTGTTGCCCGCTTTCACGGGAATGGTTGCGACTCTTCGTTTCAACACGGATCGCATGGCCGAGCTTGCCCCCCAAGGCTTCTCTCTCGCCACGGATGTTGCCGAGTGGCTCGTCAAACAGCGCGTCCCCTTCCGCGAGGCGCACGAGATCAGCGGGGCGCTCGTCGCATTCTGCGAGAAAAACGGTCTCGAGCTTCACGAGGCATCGGATGCCGACTATGCCGCGATTGACCCTCGCCTCACCGGCGGGGTGCGCGAGGTCCTCACGGTTGAGGGCGCAGTCGCCAGCCGTGATGGGGTCGGCGGCACTGCCCCAGCGCGGGTGGCCGAGCAACTAGCCGAACTCACCTCGCGGGTGAAGGCTTTCGTTCCTCAGGTGTAG
- a CDS encoding DNA-3-methyladenine glycosylase → MFDRSLLARPSIEVAPLLLGATLTGRGVSVRLTEVEAYMGEEDPGSHGYRGRTKRNAVMFGPAGHLYCYFTYGMHTCANVVTGLEGTSSGVLLRAGEVLDGVELARARRHTSKIDADLARGPARLTVALGIQLSDGGHDLQSGEICLELPTVLANYETGPRTGVSGRGGGDEFPWRFWIPGEPSVSPYKRHLPTLRQC, encoded by the coding sequence ATGTTTGATCGCTCGCTTCTTGCTCGACCATCGATCGAGGTGGCCCCGTTGCTACTCGGTGCCACCTTGACCGGCCGCGGCGTAAGCGTTCGCCTGACCGAGGTCGAGGCATATATGGGCGAGGAGGACCCAGGTTCACACGGGTACCGGGGCCGAACGAAACGCAACGCAGTGATGTTCGGTCCGGCTGGCCACCTGTATTGCTATTTCACGTACGGGATGCACACTTGCGCGAACGTCGTCACGGGGCTGGAGGGAACTTCTTCCGGTGTGCTTTTACGAGCGGGTGAGGTCTTGGACGGTGTGGAGTTAGCTCGCGCCCGACGACACACGAGCAAGATTGACGCTGACCTGGCGAGAGGCCCTGCTCGGCTCACTGTCGCGCTCGGGATCCAACTGAGCGATGGCGGTCATGACTTGCAATCGGGCGAGATCTGCCTCGAACTGCCTACGGTATTGGCGAACTACGAGACGGGACCGAGGACAGGTGTCTCCGGCCGGGGTGGCGGCGACGAGTTCCCGTGGCGTTTCTGGATACCAGGTGAGCCGAGCGTCTCGCCGTACAAGCGACACCTCCCAACCCTGCGCCAGTGCTAG